Proteins encoded within one genomic window of Brachybacterium muris:
- a CDS encoding (Fe-S)-binding protein, with protein sequence MRISLMSTCLVDVMTPDVARSTVLLLERLGHEVIFDRRQTCCGQMHTNTGYYTEAAPVVRTFVDTFEPQLDEVDAIVMPSGSCAGCVREQHQLVARHEGDAELEERAAAVAAKTYELSELLVDVLKVTDVGAYFPHKVTYHPTCHSMRVLKVGPRPLRLLRAVEGIEVVNLPESDTCCGFGGTFAVKNDATSDAMVTDKAANVVRSGAEFVVAGDASCLMNIGGKLHRNGDAPQAVHLAQILASTKENPFVPSETILGRAS encoded by the coding sequence ATGCGCATCTCCCTGATGTCCACCTGTCTGGTGGACGTGATGACCCCGGACGTGGCCCGCTCCACCGTGCTGCTGCTGGAGCGGCTGGGGCACGAGGTGATCTTCGACCGCCGCCAGACCTGCTGCGGGCAGATGCACACCAACACCGGCTACTACACCGAAGCCGCCCCCGTGGTGCGCACGTTCGTGGACACCTTCGAGCCGCAGCTGGACGAGGTGGACGCGATCGTCATGCCCTCTGGCTCCTGCGCCGGCTGCGTGCGTGAGCAGCATCAGCTGGTGGCGCGCCACGAGGGCGATGCGGAGCTGGAGGAGCGGGCCGCGGCAGTCGCCGCGAAGACCTACGAGCTCTCCGAGCTGCTGGTGGACGTGCTGAAGGTGACCGATGTGGGCGCCTACTTCCCCCACAAGGTCACCTACCACCCCACCTGCCACTCGATGCGGGTGCTGAAGGTGGGTCCGCGCCCGCTGCGCCTGCTGCGCGCCGTGGAGGGCATCGAGGTGGTGAACCTGCCCGAGTCCGACACCTGCTGCGGGTTCGGCGGCACCTTCGCGGTGAAGAACGACGCCACCTCCGATGCGATGGTCACCGACAAGGCGGCCAACGTGGTCCGCAGCGGCGCCGAGTTCGTGGTGGCCGGTGACGCCTCCTGCCTGATGAACATCGGTGGCAAGCTGCACCGCAACGGCGACGCCCCGCAGGCGGTCCACCTGGCGCAGATCCTGGCCTCCACTAAGGAGAACCCCTTCGTCCCGTCCGAGACCATCCTGGGGA
- a CDS encoding malate:quinone oxidoreductase — translation MADLTMSVTRTDAVLIGGGIASATLAALLTELEPDWDIQVIEKLDAVGQESSDGWNNAGTGHSALCELNYTPQDVDGSVSPAKAIRINEQFQVSRQFWSYLVENDRIGDPASFIRPVAHMSFVRGIDNVDYLRRRHQALTANPLFDRMEFSTEHAQLAQWAPLVAEGRPVTETIAVTRSPDGTDVDFGSLTRQLFAMASRRGTTVSTGWEVVDLRRMGTDWGVMSRNVTTGAVKVHRAPFVFVGAGGAALPILQKSGIPEIRGFGGFPISGQWLRCTNPEVIARHEAKVYGKAAVGAPPMSVPHLDTRYVQGKRSLMFGPYAGWSPKFLKTGKYTDLFASVKPSNVTQMLAVAPPNIDLMTYLGSQLAATTKQRFEALREYMPQARREDWEQVTAGQRVQVIAPDPAKRGVLQFGTQMITAADGSIGGMLGASPGASTATTILLDMLTGMFPERTDSWRSTIMAMVPSWGTHLSDDPRAAHESLERTAESLGLHH, via the coding sequence ATGGCTGACCTGACGATGAGCGTCACGCGCACCGATGCAGTGCTGATCGGCGGCGGAATCGCCAGTGCCACCCTGGCGGCGCTGCTGACCGAGCTGGAGCCCGACTGGGACATCCAGGTGATCGAGAAGCTCGACGCGGTGGGCCAGGAGTCCTCCGACGGCTGGAACAACGCCGGTACCGGCCACAGCGCCCTGTGCGAGCTGAACTACACCCCGCAGGACGTGGACGGCTCGGTGAGCCCCGCCAAGGCGATCCGCATCAACGAGCAGTTCCAGGTGTCCCGCCAGTTCTGGTCCTACCTGGTGGAGAACGACCGGATCGGTGACCCTGCCTCGTTCATCCGCCCCGTGGCGCACATGAGCTTCGTTCGCGGTATCGACAACGTGGACTACCTGCGCCGACGCCACCAGGCACTCACCGCGAACCCGCTGTTCGACCGGATGGAGTTCAGCACTGAGCACGCCCAGCTGGCGCAGTGGGCACCCCTGGTGGCCGAGGGCCGGCCGGTCACCGAGACCATCGCGGTGACCCGCTCCCCCGACGGCACCGATGTGGACTTCGGCTCGCTGACCCGCCAGCTGTTCGCCATGGCCTCCCGCCGCGGCACCACCGTGTCCACCGGCTGGGAGGTGGTGGACCTGCGCCGCATGGGCACCGACTGGGGCGTGATGTCCCGCAACGTCACCACCGGTGCGGTGAAGGTGCATCGGGCGCCGTTCGTGTTCGTGGGGGCCGGTGGTGCGGCCCTGCCGATCCTGCAGAAGTCCGGCATCCCCGAGATCCGCGGTTTCGGTGGCTTCCCGATCTCCGGTCAGTGGCTGCGCTGCACGAACCCCGAGGTGATCGCCCGGCACGAGGCGAAGGTGTACGGCAAGGCCGCTGTGGGCGCACCACCGATGAGCGTGCCGCACCTGGACACCCGATACGTCCAGGGCAAGCGCTCGCTGATGTTCGGCCCCTACGCTGGCTGGTCGCCCAAGTTCCTGAAGACCGGGAAGTACACGGACCTGTTCGCCTCGGTGAAGCCCTCGAACGTGACGCAGATGCTGGCGGTCGCGCCCCCGAACATCGACCTGATGACGTACCTGGGCTCGCAGCTGGCCGCCACCACCAAGCAGCGCTTCGAGGCGCTGCGGGAGTACATGCCGCAGGCCCGCCGGGAGGACTGGGAGCAGGTGACCGCAGGTCAGCGCGTGCAGGTGATCGCCCCCGATCCTGCCAAGCGGGGTGTGCTGCAGTTCGGCACCCAGATGATCACCGCGGCCGACGGCTCCATCGGCGGCATGCTGGGTGCCTCCCCCGGCGCCTCCACGGCCACCACGATCCTGCTGGACATGCTCACCGGCATGTTCCCGGAGCGAACCGATTCCTGGCGCAGCACCATCATGGCGATGGTGCCCAGCTGGGGAACCCATCTCAGCGACGATCCCCGCGCTGCGCACGAGAGCCTCGAGCGCACCGCGGAGTCGCTGGGCCTGCACCACTGA
- a CDS encoding glycosyl hydrolase family 95 catalytic domain-containing protein, whose translation MILDPRHHLLDRAPARAWTDAYPVGNGHLGAMVFGNPARERIQVNDSSVWRGSPAPRSLPEGAGQALQRARESALAGDVHAADAATRGTQSGNVQMYQPFVDLLIQRTTEDTSPLARVLDLRSGWAITVTEQLRAITGVSIADDVLLDRRVFASPSDLEISVASVHEQSVAHRPASHPEAVVLAGALRVAASVDPDIGGDDAVRAPASFTESVHASWALELRTDGTASADLTGPAPSIHVTGATWTELRLVSATQFSADGTLRVPDHASLEAEVLAHLTTLAARSHDELATRAEESHRELYDRVELDLAAPDGPSPTPYRDREAPTMPTTAQRLDNLRADPEHADGPDLVALLAHVGRYLLISGGVGEGPPLNLQGIWNESPAPPWYGDYTININTEMNYWPAGPAQLAEVLPAFQEWLGVLAAQGARVAREVYGASGWTAHHNSDRWGFAAPVGDGEDRPQWSAWPLGGAWLTSTLVDLLRFTPDGPASAAGLVEGAARFALDLLIELPDGTLGTAPSTSPENRFVLPAGTVGEVHVSTTSDLVIIRQLLHDLLELSHVVEFDEDLLELAEAALSRLPGERVLPTGLIAEWSDDDLTDPDPHHRHQSHLIGLYPGTGLDPRRDPVLGEAARRSLVERGFESTGWSLAWRICLAARLEDAELANRFLLRALRRVEADGTDPVTGEVTGGVYDSLLCAHPPFQIDGNFGALAGTCEMLLQSHRVRGRRRELTVLPSLPSAWSTGRARGLGARGGAVVDLGWTPTRVEVAVHLPAGVDADAYVVELDGEVRALPAAKDGAAHLSLSRDLTARRSDRKTDTL comes from the coding sequence ATGATCCTGGATCCCCGCCATCATCTGCTCGATCGTGCCCCGGCCCGCGCCTGGACCGATGCCTACCCGGTGGGCAACGGCCACCTCGGCGCCATGGTGTTCGGCAACCCCGCTCGGGAACGGATCCAGGTCAACGACTCCTCGGTGTGGCGCGGCAGCCCCGCCCCGCGCTCCCTCCCCGAGGGGGCCGGCCAGGCACTGCAGCGTGCCCGGGAGTCAGCACTCGCCGGTGACGTGCACGCAGCCGATGCCGCCACCCGTGGCACCCAGTCTGGGAACGTGCAGATGTACCAGCCGTTCGTGGACCTGCTGATCCAGCGCACCACCGAGGACACGAGTCCTCTGGCCCGGGTCCTGGATCTGCGCAGCGGCTGGGCCATCACGGTCACCGAGCAGCTGCGCGCCATCACCGGTGTCAGCATCGCCGATGACGTGCTGCTGGACCGTCGCGTGTTCGCCTCCCCCTCGGACCTCGAGATCAGTGTCGCCTCCGTCCACGAGCAGTCCGTGGCTCACCGCCCGGCATCCCATCCCGAGGCCGTGGTGCTCGCTGGCGCCCTGCGGGTGGCCGCGTCCGTGGACCCCGACATCGGAGGGGACGATGCGGTGCGCGCCCCCGCCTCCTTCACCGAGTCCGTCCACGCCTCCTGGGCGCTCGAGCTGCGCACCGACGGCACCGCGAGCGCGGACCTCACCGGGCCGGCCCCCAGCATCCATGTCACCGGCGCCACCTGGACGGAGCTGCGCCTGGTCTCGGCCACCCAGTTCTCAGCGGACGGCACCCTGCGCGTCCCCGACCACGCCTCGCTCGAGGCGGAGGTGCTGGCCCATCTCACCACCCTCGCTGCGCGATCCCATGACGAGCTCGCGACGCGGGCAGAGGAGTCCCACCGCGAGCTGTACGACCGTGTCGAACTGGACCTGGCCGCCCCCGATGGGCCCTCCCCCACGCCGTACCGGGACCGCGAGGCGCCCACCATGCCCACCACGGCGCAGCGCCTGGACAATCTGCGGGCAGACCCGGAGCACGCCGACGGTCCGGACCTCGTCGCTCTGCTGGCCCACGTGGGCCGCTACCTGCTGATCAGCGGCGGTGTGGGTGAGGGACCGCCGCTGAACCTGCAGGGCATCTGGAACGAGTCCCCGGCGCCACCGTGGTACGGCGACTACACGATCAACATCAACACCGAGATGAACTACTGGCCGGCCGGTCCCGCCCAGCTTGCCGAGGTGCTGCCTGCATTCCAGGAGTGGCTCGGGGTGCTGGCAGCACAGGGCGCGCGGGTGGCACGGGAGGTGTACGGGGCCTCCGGCTGGACTGCCCACCACAACTCGGACCGCTGGGGCTTCGCTGCGCCCGTCGGCGATGGTGAGGACCGCCCGCAGTGGTCGGCCTGGCCCCTGGGCGGGGCCTGGCTCACCAGCACCCTGGTGGACCTGCTGCGGTTCACCCCCGATGGTCCCGCCTCCGCCGCAGGCCTGGTGGAGGGCGCTGCCCGCTTCGCACTGGATCTGCTGATCGAGCTGCCCGACGGCACACTCGGCACCGCCCCCTCGACCTCACCGGAGAACCGGTTCGTGCTGCCGGCCGGCACGGTGGGCGAAGTGCACGTGAGCACCACCAGTGATCTGGTGATCATCCGCCAGCTCCTGCACGACCTGCTGGAGCTGTCCCACGTGGTCGAGTTCGACGAGGACCTGCTGGAGCTGGCCGAGGCGGCCCTGTCCCGCCTGCCCGGCGAGCGCGTGCTGCCCACGGGCCTGATCGCCGAATGGTCCGACGACGACCTGACGGATCCGGACCCGCACCACCGTCACCAGTCCCACCTCATCGGCCTGTACCCGGGCACCGGCCTGGACCCGCGCCGAGACCCGGTGCTGGGGGAGGCGGCCCGTCGCAGCCTGGTTGAGCGGGGCTTCGAGTCCACCGGCTGGTCGCTCGCGTGGAGGATCTGCCTGGCCGCCCGCTTGGAGGACGCGGAGCTGGCAAACCGGTTCCTGCTTCGGGCGCTGCGTCGGGTGGAGGCCGACGGCACCGACCCGGTCACCGGGGAGGTCACTGGCGGCGTGTACGACTCCCTGCTGTGCGCTCATCCGCCATTCCAGATCGACGGCAACTTCGGGGCGCTGGCCGGGACCTGCGAGATGCTGCTGCAGTCCCACCGGGTGCGCGGGCGCCGACGAGAGCTCACCGTGTTGCCATCCCTGCCGAGCGCCTGGTCGACAGGCCGGGCCCGTGGCCTGGGAGCCCGTGGCGGGGCGGTGGTGGACCTGGGATGGACGCCCACCCGAGTGGAGGTCGCCGTGCACCTGCCAGCAGGCGTCGACGCCGATGCGTACGTGGTGGAGCTCGACGGCGAGGTGCGCGCGCTGCCCGCCGCGAAGGACGGGGCAGCCCATCTGTCGCTGTCCCGCGACCTCACTGCCCGCAGGTCTGACCGGAAAACGGACACGCTATGA
- a CDS encoding alpha-L-fucosidase — protein sequence MRTAKDLGAAYVVLTAKHHDGFCLWPTATTEYSVTSSPFRDGKGDLVGEVAEACRRHGIGLGLYLSPWDRNAPQYEDPGAYGEFYLAQLRELCTDYGELVELWFDGAGSAGREYAWDRIGQLIEELQPGAMVFNMGPATIRWVGNEDGLAADPCWYVTTSADLNNYDEDVLAYDQARYPPPECDVSIRTGWFWHAGQEPKSLEHLLAIHDRSIGLGANLPIAEQENTVAKLSGLATSGDGSLEQAVEVALALFCPDRLMFGSDWPIAPEPFDVDSGTSRLLERIRQLSAADQAQILHGTAERVYRRAGEGSPPD from the coding sequence GTGCGCACAGCGAAGGACCTGGGCGCCGCCTATGTGGTGCTCACCGCGAAGCACCACGACGGCTTCTGCCTGTGGCCCACTGCCACCACGGAGTACTCCGTGACTTCCTCACCGTTCCGGGACGGGAAGGGCGACCTCGTGGGCGAGGTCGCCGAGGCCTGCCGTCGTCACGGCATCGGCCTGGGGCTGTACCTCTCACCATGGGATCGCAACGCGCCGCAGTATGAGGATCCGGGAGCGTACGGCGAGTTCTACCTGGCGCAGCTGCGTGAGCTGTGCACCGACTACGGGGAGCTGGTGGAGCTGTGGTTCGACGGTGCAGGCTCTGCCGGCCGTGAGTATGCCTGGGATCGCATCGGCCAGCTCATCGAGGAGCTGCAGCCCGGGGCGATGGTGTTCAACATGGGCCCGGCCACCATCCGCTGGGTGGGCAACGAGGACGGATTGGCCGCCGACCCCTGCTGGTACGTCACCACCAGCGCCGACCTCAACAACTACGACGAGGACGTCCTCGCCTACGACCAGGCCCGGTACCCGCCCCCGGAGTGCGACGTCTCGATCCGCACCGGCTGGTTCTGGCACGCCGGCCAGGAGCCGAAGTCGCTCGAGCACCTGCTGGCGATCCACGATCGCTCCATCGGGCTGGGAGCGAACCTGCCGATCGCTGAGCAGGAGAACACCGTCGCCAAGCTCTCCGGCCTGGCCACCAGCGGCGACGGTTCACTCGAGCAGGCCGTCGAGGTGGCCCTTGCCCTGTTCTGCCCGGACCGCCTGATGTTCGGCAGCGACTGGCCGATCGCCCCTGAACCCTTCGACGTGGATTCCGGCACGTCTCGCCTGCTCGAGCGGATCCGCCAGCTGAGCGCGGCGGACCAGGCGCAGATCCTCCACGGGACCGCGGAGCGCGTGTACAGGCGAGCCGGCGAGGGAAGCCCGCCCGACTGA
- a CDS encoding FadR/GntR family transcriptional regulator translates to MAVTDKAISAIKTMIIEGELKPGDRLPPEKQLSERIGVSRNSLREAVKALSVIQVLSVRQGDGTYVTSLEPELLIEALGFVLDLHQDAEVLHIMEVRRLLEPTAVEKACDHLEEADYQYLEGLMAPLGPDSPVGELVEADIAFHHHINAHCGNAYLSSLLDGFASATARARLWRGLTEGASVGRTLEEHYRIINAMRAGRSDLAKVYAAAHVAGVEAWVIQGAHTGTKSQPDSPAAEG, encoded by the coding sequence ATGGCAGTGACCGACAAGGCGATCTCGGCGATCAAGACCATGATCATCGAGGGCGAGCTGAAGCCCGGGGACCGCCTGCCCCCGGAGAAGCAGCTCTCCGAGCGCATCGGCGTGAGCCGCAACTCCCTGCGGGAGGCGGTCAAAGCACTGTCGGTGATCCAGGTGCTCTCGGTGCGTCAGGGCGACGGCACCTACGTGACCTCACTGGAGCCTGAGCTGCTGATCGAGGCGCTGGGCTTCGTGCTGGACCTGCACCAGGACGCCGAGGTGCTGCACATCATGGAAGTGCGGCGCCTGCTGGAGCCCACCGCGGTGGAGAAGGCCTGCGACCACCTGGAGGAAGCCGACTACCAGTACCTGGAAGGGCTGATGGCGCCGCTGGGCCCTGACTCCCCGGTGGGTGAACTGGTGGAGGCTGACATCGCCTTCCATCACCACATCAACGCTCACTGCGGCAACGCCTACCTCTCCTCCCTCCTGGACGGCTTTGCCAGTGCCACCGCTCGCGCGCGGCTGTGGCGCGGGCTCACCGAAGGAGCATCTGTGGGGCGCACCCTGGAGGAGCACTATCGGATCATCAATGCCATGCGGGCCGGGCGGTCTGACCTGGCCAAGGTGTACGCCGCCGCGCACGTGGCCGGGGTGGAGGCCTGGGTGATCCAGGGGGCTCACACCGGCACGAAATCACAGCCCGACTCCCCTGCCGCTGAGGGCTGA
- a CDS encoding SDR family NAD(P)-dependent oxidoreductase — protein MTRTPTDDSTLFTDPYRGLRVVVTGGGSGISRAAAARFLELGAQVAVIDLDPSGAPEGSVRVRADIADRAQVGQAVAECAQQLGGIDVVVNNAGISAVGDVTANDDEEWARALSINVTANARASAAALPHLRASEHAAIVNMSSIAATAGLQERALYSATKGAVQAMTTDHLADGIRVNCVNPGTVATEFVDRMLQNFPDPVAERKALDARQPTGRMVTPQEVAGTVVFLASPLNTSTTGTSLAVDGGMHGLRARPRPASTSNQESRT, from the coding sequence ATGACCCGCACCCCGACCGACGACAGCACCCTGTTCACCGACCCGTACCGCGGACTTCGGGTCGTGGTCACCGGTGGAGGTTCCGGCATCAGCCGCGCCGCCGCAGCCCGGTTCCTGGAACTCGGCGCGCAGGTCGCGGTGATCGACCTCGATCCCTCCGGCGCGCCGGAGGGCTCCGTGCGCGTGAGGGCCGACATCGCCGACCGAGCTCAGGTGGGGCAGGCCGTCGCCGAGTGCGCGCAGCAGCTGGGCGGCATCGACGTGGTCGTCAACAACGCCGGCATCAGCGCGGTGGGTGATGTGACCGCCAACGACGACGAGGAATGGGCACGGGCGCTGTCCATCAACGTGACCGCGAACGCGCGTGCGAGCGCAGCGGCCCTGCCCCACCTGCGCGCGTCCGAGCATGCCGCGATCGTGAACATGTCCTCGATCGCAGCGACGGCCGGACTGCAGGAGCGCGCGCTGTACTCGGCCACCAAGGGCGCCGTGCAGGCGATGACCACCGATCACCTGGCCGATGGCATCCGCGTGAACTGCGTGAACCCCGGCACGGTGGCCACCGAGTTCGTGGACCGTATGCTGCAGAACTTCCCCGACCCGGTGGCCGAGCGCAAGGCCCTCGACGCCCGCCAGCCCACCGGGCGGATGGTCACCCCCCAGGAGGTCGCCGGGACCGTCGTGTTCCTGGCCTCCCCTCTGAACACCTCCACCACCGGCACTTCTCTCGCCGTGGACGGTGGCATGCACGGGCTGCGCGCCCGACCGCGCCCGGCTTCCACCTCAAACCAGGAAAGCAGGACCTGA
- a CDS encoding fumarylacetoacetate hydrolase family protein, with translation MKFLAYGPHGRENAAVIDGDRTFDLRPLIGEARVVDRRFLEADGIARTRAALAAGELPELPALEAERRGAPLTPGKILCIGLNYRDHAAETNAEIPAEPIVFMKAADTVVGPDDDVLIPHGSTKTDWEVELGVVIGQTLRRTDSDEEAMRAVAGYVLSHDVSEREYQLERGGTWDKGKNCETFNPLGPWLVTADEIEDVQSLGLRLSVNGERHQDGTTADQIFPVAHVVRYLSEFMTLYPGDVINTGTPAGVAMGLPGTPYLRSGDVVELEIDQLGTQCQTFRDA, from the coding sequence GTGAAGTTCCTGGCATACGGACCGCACGGCCGTGAGAACGCCGCCGTGATCGACGGCGACCGCACCTTCGACCTGCGCCCCCTGATCGGCGAGGCACGCGTGGTGGACCGCAGGTTCCTCGAGGCCGACGGCATCGCCCGCACCCGCGCCGCCCTGGCCGCCGGCGAGCTGCCCGAGCTCCCCGCCCTGGAGGCCGAGCGCCGGGGTGCCCCGCTGACCCCCGGGAAGATCCTGTGCATCGGCCTGAACTACCGCGACCACGCCGCGGAGACGAACGCGGAAATCCCTGCGGAGCCGATCGTGTTCATGAAGGCCGCGGACACCGTGGTGGGGCCCGACGACGACGTGCTGATCCCCCATGGATCCACGAAGACGGACTGGGAGGTGGAGCTGGGGGTGGTTATCGGCCAGACGCTGCGTCGCACCGACAGCGACGAGGAGGCGATGCGGGCAGTGGCCGGTTACGTGCTCTCCCACGACGTCTCCGAGCGGGAGTACCAGCTGGAGCGCGGCGGAACCTGGGACAAGGGCAAGAACTGCGAGACCTTCAACCCGCTGGGCCCGTGGCTGGTCACGGCCGACGAGATCGAGGACGTGCAGTCGTTGGGCCTCAGGCTCTCGGTCAACGGCGAGCGCCACCAGGACGGCACCACCGCGGACCAGATCTTCCCGGTGGCCCACGTGGTGCGCTACCTCAGCGAGTTCATGACCCTGTATCCCGGCGACGTCATCAACACGGGAACCCCTGCCGGCGTGGCCATGGGCCTGCCCGGCACCCCCTACCTGCGGTCAGGTGACGTGGTGGAGCTGGAGATCGATCAGCTCGGAACCCAGTGCCAGACCTTCCGCGACGCCTGA